The following proteins are encoded in a genomic region of Candidatus Zixiibacteriota bacterium:
- the xth gene encoding exodeoxyribonuclease III: MAKIKLLSWNVNGLRAIYKKGFLDWLRKEKPHILCLQETKATFEQLPSALKDIRGYLNFFSSAERKGYSGVATYTKVDPKNVTYGIGVKKFDSEGRVLINEFEDFWLYNIYFPNGKASKKRLNYKLAFYKSFSKHIKKQLASGKKIVICGDVNTAHKEIDLARPKQNEKISGFLPEERAWIDSFLRLGFHDTFRVFNSNPNQYTWWDYKSRARERNVGWRIDYFFVSDNLKDNLSKAFIRNKVYGSDHCPIGVELMF, from the coding sequence ATGGCAAAAATAAAGCTGTTATCATGGAATGTAAACGGCCTGCGGGCGATCTATAAAAAAGGTTTTCTGGACTGGTTAAGAAAAGAGAAACCGCATATTCTCTGCCTGCAGGAGACCAAGGCGACCTTCGAGCAGTTACCTTCAGCTCTCAAGGATATTCGCGGTTATCTTAACTTCTTCTCGTCCGCCGAACGCAAGGGTTACAGCGGAGTGGCAACGTATACTAAAGTAGATCCCAAAAATGTAACTTATGGTATCGGGGTCAAAAAATTCGATTCAGAAGGAAGAGTCCTGATCAATGAATTCGAGGACTTTTGGCTGTATAATATATATTTCCCCAATGGCAAGGCGTCCAAGAAACGGCTGAATTATAAACTGGCATTTTACAAATCGTTTTCGAAACATATCAAAAAACAGCTTGCCTCCGGCAAAAAGATAGTGATCTGCGGCGATGTCAACACTGCTCATAAGGAAATCGATCTGGCTCGTCCCAAACAAAACGAAAAGATCTCGGGATTTCTTCCTGAAGAACGTGCCTGGATCGACAGTTTTCTCAGGCTCGGTTTTCATGACACTTTCAGGGTTTTTAATTCCAATCCGAATCAATATACCTGGTGGGATTACAAGAGCCGGGCGCGTGAACGGAATGTGGGCTGGAGAATAGACTACTTTTTTGTCAGCGACAATCTCAAAGATAACCTTAGCAAAGCCTTTATCCGCAACAAGGTTTATGGTTCCGATCACTGCCCGATAGGCGTCGAACTAATGTTCTAA